The following proteins are encoded in a genomic region of Stegostoma tigrinum isolate sSteTig4 chromosome 10, sSteTig4.hap1, whole genome shotgun sequence:
- the gmfb gene encoding glia maturation factor beta isoform X3: MSCPVSLCGVDEQLLEKLKKFRFRKETTNAALIMKIDQEQQMVILDEEYEDISPEELKNELPEHQPRFVVYSYRYKHTDGRVSYPLCFIFFSPCGCKPEQQMIYAGSKIGLVDVAEFTKVFEIRNTEDFSEEWLCKKLGFFR, translated from the exons ATG AGTTGTCCAGTGAGTTTGTGTGGTGTCGACGaacagctgctggaaaagcttaaaaAATTCCGCTTTCGCAAAGAAACCACGAATGCCGCCCTGATAA TGAAGATTGATCAGGAGCAACAGATGGTGATTCTGGATGAAGAGTATGAG GATATTTCCCCAGAAGAACTCAAGAATGAGCTCCCTGAACATCAACCCAGAT TTGTGGTCTACAGCTACAGATATAAGCATACTGATGGAAGGGTCTCCTATCCATTGTGCTTTATATTCTTTAGCCCTTGTG GTTGTAAGCCTGAACAGCAGATGATTTATGCTGGTAGCAAAATTGGATTGGTGGATGTGGCAGAATTCACCAAG GTCTTTGAAATTAGAAATACAGAAGATTTTAGTGAAGAATGGCTGTGCAAAAAATTGGGATTTTTCCGTTAG
- the gmfb gene encoding glia maturation factor beta isoform X1 gives MSQQLQCFCLKTLDGSGTEWSCPVSLCGVDEQLLEKLKKFRFRKETTNAALIMKIDQEQQMVILDEEYEDISPEELKNELPEHQPRFVVYSYRYKHTDGRVSYPLCFIFFSPCGCKPEQQMIYAGSKIGLVDVAEFTKVFEIRNTEDFSEEWLCKKLGFFR, from the exons ATGTCCCAACAACTCCAATGCTTCTGTCTGAAGACTCTGGACGGCAGCGGTACAGAGTGG AGTTGTCCAGTGAGTTTGTGTGGTGTCGACGaacagctgctggaaaagcttaaaaAATTCCGCTTTCGCAAAGAAACCACGAATGCCGCCCTGATAA TGAAGATTGATCAGGAGCAACAGATGGTGATTCTGGATGAAGAGTATGAG GATATTTCCCCAGAAGAACTCAAGAATGAGCTCCCTGAACATCAACCCAGAT TTGTGGTCTACAGCTACAGATATAAGCATACTGATGGAAGGGTCTCCTATCCATTGTGCTTTATATTCTTTAGCCCTTGTG GTTGTAAGCCTGAACAGCAGATGATTTATGCTGGTAGCAAAATTGGATTGGTGGATGTGGCAGAATTCACCAAG GTCTTTGAAATTAGAAATACAGAAGATTTTAGTGAAGAATGGCTGTGCAAAAAATTGGGATTTTTCCGTTAG
- the gmfb gene encoding glia maturation factor beta isoform X2, whose amino-acid sequence MLLSEDSGRQRYRSCPVSLCGVDEQLLEKLKKFRFRKETTNAALIMKIDQEQQMVILDEEYEDISPEELKNELPEHQPRFVVYSYRYKHTDGRVSYPLCFIFFSPCGCKPEQQMIYAGSKIGLVDVAEFTKVFEIRNTEDFSEEWLCKKLGFFR is encoded by the exons ATGCTTCTGTCTGAAGACTCTGGACGGCAGCGGTACAGA AGTTGTCCAGTGAGTTTGTGTGGTGTCGACGaacagctgctggaaaagcttaaaaAATTCCGCTTTCGCAAAGAAACCACGAATGCCGCCCTGATAA TGAAGATTGATCAGGAGCAACAGATGGTGATTCTGGATGAAGAGTATGAG GATATTTCCCCAGAAGAACTCAAGAATGAGCTCCCTGAACATCAACCCAGAT TTGTGGTCTACAGCTACAGATATAAGCATACTGATGGAAGGGTCTCCTATCCATTGTGCTTTATATTCTTTAGCCCTTGTG GTTGTAAGCCTGAACAGCAGATGATTTATGCTGGTAGCAAAATTGGATTGGTGGATGTGGCAGAATTCACCAAG GTCTTTGAAATTAGAAATACAGAAGATTTTAGTGAAGAATGGCTGTGCAAAAAATTGGGATTTTTCCGTTAG
- the gmfb gene encoding glia maturation factor beta isoform X4 encodes MSQQLQCFCLKTLDGSGTEWSCPVSLCGVDEQLLEKLKKFRFRKETTNAALIMKIDQEQQMVILDEEYEDISPEELKNELPEHQPRFVVYSYRYKHTDGRVSYPLCFIFFSPCGL; translated from the exons ATGTCCCAACAACTCCAATGCTTCTGTCTGAAGACTCTGGACGGCAGCGGTACAGAGTGG AGTTGTCCAGTGAGTTTGTGTGGTGTCGACGaacagctgctggaaaagcttaaaaAATTCCGCTTTCGCAAAGAAACCACGAATGCCGCCCTGATAA TGAAGATTGATCAGGAGCAACAGATGGTGATTCTGGATGAAGAGTATGAG GATATTTCCCCAGAAGAACTCAAGAATGAGCTCCCTGAACATCAACCCAGAT TTGTGGTCTACAGCTACAGATATAAGCATACTGATGGAAGGGTCTCCTATCCATTGTGCTTTATATTCTTTAGCCCTTGTG GTCTTTGA
- the cgrrf1 gene encoding cell growth regulator with RING finger domain protein 1, producing the protein MAAVFLVMLYEYSPLFYITLIFLCFFVTTAVILGWFVWDIPVIIRNSEETESGATVQKKRMVQVKNPFALEVLNTDTASVIGGVSLKSHCIEKCILTVYWGCNVHKLHDGLQKHVYSFRIKVPQKLEEAIDREYLHKETFLIEKQNDDEKFSQLPKYLAVKDFGNLPRTRYPLVALLTLADEEDRDIYEIVSMVTVIHVPDEKYRLTCRILYQYLLTAQGHIYDLKRLFVPVDETSLPAHLPSETSLDKKLLEKFGTTEEQLDSQNESSKDCVVCQNAAVNWVLLPCRHACLCDCCVNYFNQCPMCREFVAESFALLRTEEEVGAVKGDTDNQIFEDIWEESDEENIHTDVNEQLDL; encoded by the exons ATGGCTGCGGTCTTCCTGGTGATGTTGTATGAATACTCGCCACTCTTCTACATAACCCTCATCTTCTTGTGCTTCTTTGTAACCACCGCCGTCATACTGGGATG GTTTGTTTGGGATATTCCCGTTATTATCCGGAATTCGGAGGAGACCGAGTCCGGGGCCACAGTGCAAAAAAAACGCATGGTGCAGGTGAAAAACCCATTCGCATTGGAGGTTTTGAACACCGATACTGCATCAGTTATAG GTGGAGTAAGTCTCAAATCTCATTGCATAGAGAAATGCATTTTGACTGTCTACTGGGGATGCAATGTTCATAAACTTCATGACGGATTACAAAAACATGTTTACAGCTTCAGAATAAAGGTGCCCCAGAAACTAGAAGAAGCCATAGATCGAGAATATCTCCATAAAGAGACATTTCT CATTGAGAAACAAAATGACGATGAAAAATTCTCTCAGCTACCTAAATATTTAGCAGTAAAAGATTTTGGGAATCTGCCTCGAACACGATATCCACTAGTAGCATTGTTAACTTTAGCAGACGAGGAAGACCGGGATATTTATGAAATT GTTTCTATGGTCACAGTAATTCATGTTCCAGATGAGAAATACAGACTCACCTGCCGGATCTTATACCAGTATCTGCTGACTGCACAAGGTCACATATATGACCTTAAG AGACTGTTTGTACCTGTTGATGAAACCAGTTTACCTGCACACCTGCCTTCAGAAACTAGCCTGGACAAAAAACTCCTGGAAAAATTTGGCACCACAGAAGAGCAGCTTGACTCTCAAAATGAAAGCAGCAAAGATTGTGTTGTGTGTCAGAATGCTGCTGTGAACTGGGTTCTGTTGCCCTGCAGACATGCCTGTCTATGTGACTGTTGTGTGAATTACTTCAATCAATGCCCCATGTGCAGAGAGTTTGTTGCAGAATCTTTTGCCCTCTTACGAACAGAAGAAGAAGTTGGTGCAGTTAAAGGTGACACTGATAATCAGATATTTGAAGACATCTGGGAAGAATCAGATGAGGAAAACATTCATACTGATGTAAATGAACAGCTTGACCTTTAA